In the Augochlora pura isolate Apur16 chromosome 7, APUR_v2.2.1, whole genome shotgun sequence genome, GACCGGGGCAAATGCCAGGCGACTTGGGTACGTGGACAGAGAACTGagaatcgaattaataaaaattatatcctCGTTCCTGGTACTTTATTAGGAAGCATAGTCTGTACCTGATTTCTGTAATGGCCCGTGGGGATATATCGTTCAGCCGTGAAAATTGCAGATTAAGAGCGTAGGTGTCTGTAAATACCGTTAGTATCGATCATTTCGTCTAAGCGGATTAAGCGTAGGTCTTCATATTGCTGAGCGTTGCAATTTGAACTTAATTGCCATATGCGTAATCGTTAACGATTAAGGCACACTCGCGGTAGCGTTTAAGCTAAGACGTCGAGCTATCAATTGTTTGCCTGTAGCAGGAGCTTAGTGTGCGAAGGGCAGTCGAATTAGAGTGCTTTTTGTTTATTGCCACCAATATGTATTCTGTACACGGTATTATGTCTTCGTGAAATACAAATGTGTTTctcttgttcttcttctttcttcgatGGTCCACCCACTCCGTTAGCCGCTCGTTCACCTACCAAGATTATGCTCCTACCTGCTTACTAACCTCTCTATTAATCCCCTATGCACTTGGCAATTGTCTCGCAACGAGACCTATTGTTTCAATCGCTGGTGGATCCCGGTGATTACCCTTTTCCCAACTCCTACACGCCTAATTACCCGCGTTTAGGAACGCGGCCATCCGTTCGTCCCAAACCACCAAATTATGCCAACGTCGCCTCCCAATTCCACCTCCGTCGTTGTCCCCGCTCGAATGCCACTCGACGAGCGGACACCGATCTCGCGGTCGATGCAATATCATTTCAGACGTGACTGGGGAGGCCACGTGGGCTCAGCGTGCACTTATTCTGTCATCCCACACCGTGCCGGATTACTCACGCTCGAATGTAGGCAAAATAACCGAGAGCAGGTACAGTGGGCGTCGTCCAATGAGAAATCGAAAGGAAGAGCACTCCCAGCTTGGCCTAGGTCTTGTGCAACCCGGATTCCGCCGTATCAGAATTCCCCGACACCGACCAGAATTCACGAGCGTGACGTGTCTATCGTTGACATttgataaatgtaatttagGGACACTCCCAGCTGGcaattaatattccaataatatttctgtgtACACCTATCCTGCTGCGATGACGCGTGGGACTGAGACCTACTTGATCGGAGACTGATTGAACTCTGAAGTTAGTTCGCGGCGATAGGTGTCTCTAGGTATAGTCTGTGTCTGCTTGGCAGGTACGAAGAAGGGCCGGttatgaaattcaaatattgaaGCACTTAAAggctgtttatattttatatatagtcAGTAGTGTTAGTATAGTAAGTTGTTAGATGTCTTAATAGCGAGTGGGTAAAAGGTAGCTACCCTAtgtttaacccgttgcactataataacgagtcagactcgtgataaagattccacgtaatttctactaaatatggacattattaatattttactaaatcgaaatcaaattgaatttttctattatcaaaatctagaaacaaaagtacatgaagacaataaaacaaacaaatattatctggtactgttattaaaaatattaaggccAAATAAGTGTCAAAcaacgcagcgcgaaaggaatcgtagtacaaggggttaatagcaATGATTCAAATGTTGTAACCTAAAGgctgtttataatttatatatagtcAGTAGTGTTAGCTGTTAGATATCCTAATATCGAGTGGATTAAAGGTAACTATCTTAAGTTTATTTAACAACGATGACACAGGCCTATATTCGAGATGCTTAAACAAGACTGCTGACATGCTATAGTTAGCTTCTAGGCACCTTAACTCCCAATAAGTAATAGATAGCTAGTTATATCCTATATCTATTTAGCAATAAAGTCATAGAATTAATCTCCATACCTaaatataacctaaaaatagAATGTTTATTTTCCATAGTTAGCTAATAGTGGTAGCTTTTCGGTATGATATCTAGTATATAATTTGTACTTATCTGTAGCCTAAGTTTACTTAGCAATAATGGCATAGGGTTGCACAAAAGACATCTAAAAGAAAACTGCTGATATCCTATAGTTAGCAATAGTGTATGATTTCAGTGTCCTAACTCAGGAAGTAATAGGTAGGTTACCCTGTATCCATTTAACAATAGGACTAGTCTTCAGGTTCTAATATTAAGTCACCTAGAAAGAAAAGGTTTATTCCCCATAACTAGCTATCTAAATGACTGGTAGTTATCTATACCCTAAGTTTACTTAACAATGCTGACATAAGACTAAGGCCTCTAGAAGAAAACTATCAGTACCTTACAACTAGTTAACAAGACAACTTGTAGATAACGTCCAATTAGTAATAGATATACCCTAATCCCAGTTAGCAATGATGACATAGTCCGAAGGTGTCGCAGCTCCTGAAACCGAGGTGTCGGAAAGCTGTCGCAAATATCGAAGTATGTAGGCCAACCCGGCGACCTTTGGTCTGCTCCGGTCAATCGGCAAGAAGAAATTCTGCGGGGCCCTAACTTGGACGTTCACTTTCGAGCGCCGAGACAAGCGCTAATTTCAATATCCGCCGCGGTTAAACAGTCAATTACGGTCGATCGGCGAGATAAGGATCACGAGAAACTGCTCGTGATCCCGGTTCCGTCCGAGAGCAAATGATCCGTGAGTCGTGTCTGCTACCGGTGGGCCCAAGTCCCTGGGCCTTGCACTTACCCAGACCACCAGACACCGTCCACGGAACCGGTTCTGCTAGATAGCTGGACACCGTGAACGGGGCACGCCCGTCCCGCCACGCTAGACGGTAATTCGTGTTGCCAGCAAGGACGTGATTGACCGGGCCTGACGAGATATGCGCCGGGCTCCGGGTTCAAAAGCTCACCGGCTGCCAGTGGGCCCAATCTCGccgacagaaataataaaagtctttgcgaaataaaaattatcggaATTTGCACCACAGGagcttttttaaaaactatttgcCGGTGtaagtaaacaataattaatgcgaaacattgtctttatgtaatttgatagttctataattgaaaattaatttcctttgcgtgcttataatttttaattaattttttagttgatGGTATTTCTTTTGCCCGCATTGTCTGTAGAATGTTTCTGAATTGTTACAACTGTCTTTATATTGTTACCACCGTTTTCGTTGATTTCAGGATCGTGGATCGGTATATAAGATGCAGAATGGGATATAGTCGGGAGAAAAGTTGTCGCAGCTGACCAAGGTCTCTTCCCCCACTCTCCTCTTGACGCAGAGCGTCTGTGGCGGGGAGGCCTTGTGGTGGGGACGGCCTTCAGCATCCGACTAATTCTGTCGCAACTATAATTCACGGCTTGTTCACGCCTATGTACACGTGTCCCGACCACGCACGCGGGCTGGATTCCTCGGCGTAATCAGATTTATGCTCACTACCGTAAACCCCGCGTTGTTTTCACTGCCGTGTTTTCCACGGCGAACACGAATCAATCTGATCTATGTCACGGGCATGTTAGTCAGGCACGCTTGATAGCCGGCTGATCGTAGCACAGTGGTACTCAAATTTCACTCGAAGTACCACCTAACTTTTTAACTAcactttttcaaaaatctacaaaatacTTCAAAGAAAGCTCCAACCTCTTGACTATTCTTTTGGGTAAAAGATACTAAAAGAAATGCTAAGTAGTGTGAAATACTATGAAGGTATACCTGGagtaattttccaaaaatgcacacaataattaataagtattgCCTTAGCCTTCTAactatattttcaacaatctATAAAACAGTTTCTATTTTCCGGAAATATCTGGATCGATGATGTTAGGGATAGATGCCAAAACAATTGCAGGACAGAACTTTATTATCGACCTCGTCCTCTTGCGACATTATGTACAATCCAcgttaaaaaagtattcgcaTAATCAGGAGTGTGGGGGGGAAATACGGTGAGTACAGTCTACGAATGAAATCTAGACAAAGGTGAACGCAGACTTTCCCCGGGCGTCGAAAGCGAGAGCGATAAGGAGATCACCTTGAAAAGGAATGTGATAACGATTTCCTTCTTGAAACGACTCGATGCTATCAGCGTCGGTGCGACGGTCCGTTACTTCGTTTGCGTTTCGCCAACGAGCGGCGCGCGCTCTCCCATTTCACTCGAAGGATTGACACAATGCCCGCGGAAATATACTGCGGCATTTACCCGGGAAAATTCACGTCGACGTCGGCGCGGGCGCGTTGCGAAACGGCGGAAGAAGCGACGTCCATTTTTCTGACAGTGTTCGAGTCGACAGAGAGGTAGCTGGTGCCGCGACGCCAATGACAGCTGGCGGTCGCGACGATAGATTATGGCAGAAGGAAGCAAAGATTCGTTGTACgagtaataaaaaaaggaagacgaTTTTTAAGAGACTAAAAAAAATTGGTAAACCGTTACATCGATGCTCGGTAGACTTGGTGTTTCAGAGGTAGTTTGGAGACGATGCATGACCTTCCGGAAGCACCGGTAGCATTGGAGGTATGATTGCAGTTTTGTGGAGGCGCCAGTACCGTCTAATAGTGGTTCCAGCTGTTGGGTTGGCCCCATTGGTTGGGTGGGTTGTAGGCGCCCGACGGGTTCCAAGAGGGAGCAGCCGGAGCTGGTGGGCCTGCCGGGCCCGGGCCCCGCTGCGCCTCCGCGTTGTACAGCGAGAAATGCACGGCCTTGGCTTGCTGCACTTCCGCGGTGTCGACTACGCGACCGTCAGGCCCCAAGGGGGCTGGTGGACcactgtaattaataattagctaCAGCAATCtctcaaaaatttaatttactacaATTATACTTCACACGTTTCATGTTCTCTATActatgtttaaatttaaacggatttccaaaatatataatctaaataatataaaatacatgataaagaattttaaaatattcaatcaagaattttaaaatattcaatcaagacttttaaaatatacaggcTGACTAGAAAGTTTGGccattctaaaattatactataccataccgAGGTCAACTAGATGAAAGATGCTTATATAGACTTGCGTCTAGAATTCGTTTGTTGAGAAGGTATAAGCGTTCAAAAGTTATATGTTCGTACCTGTAGTGTGCGTAGTTCGAGGGACCATAAGGCCCAGCTGGACCAGCGTAAGAGCCAGGCCCAACTTTCGGCGCTCTAGCATTGGCGTCGGCTAACGCTGCCAAATGGGCAGCTTTCAGTTGCGCCACCTCCGGCGTGTCTACGACTCTGCCGTCTGGGCCCAATGGCGCTGGCGCTGCATGGCCACCATAGCCCCCTGGGTGACCGCCACCGTACCACTGTGGCGCGCAGAGCACTGCGTTCAAGGTGATGGAAAAAATTACCTGCGCAATTCATCCTGTTATTATAATGGGatcttcaaattaaaatcaactattacaaataaaatattattttatactttcgtacacggttttatttctttcgatgGATAAAATTGTACCAAGATTGGGTCCCAATTAGGTacgtaataaacaaaaattaggCTTTGATCAGGCACAAATTTAGTAATTCTAAATAGATgctaatattcttattatttcaataaattaattaatgaaaataattttatataaacactTATCTTAAAAAgcaaaaagttattttcaTCTACATTTAATAATCATGAAAATCAAAGTGATGGCTCTTTTTGTATGTAGTATTGTTTGGAATAACAATTGTCAGAAAGTTAGGAAGAAGTACTGTGACTTTAGGAcagaaagggttaagtttTATGGAGAGAAATAAATCGGTTAGGCGAGAGATAAGGGCGTCGGTACTCACGAAATAGTGCAACATGATGTCGAACCTCGGGGTACGTCGATCCAGCGACTACAGATAGAGGTTTAGATTCGCATAATGACTTCCAGTATCGTGGATCGTCCAATTTATAGGGGTTCGGTCGCGACAGACCGCTCGCGCCCCACCCCTTTCTATGGCAGTCACAACAAACGGGGTATAACCACACCCAGGAAAATGCTCTCCTTAAGGCTAGCTGCCCTGCCCCGTAACATTTACCAGGCATTAACAATGACACCGTGTCCCGTAACCTCGTCAGGAATAAAACTCACCTCCCAGCGGAGCTATGCGACACTAGGAGCGTGGACGCACGTCATTGCGGATGCAATTCCGACGTCCTCGGTATTTATCGGGGCTAAGAGCTCTGCAATGGGCGGGACCGCCGTTGTAGCTGGTCCATTTGCTAGATCACCATACGCCGCTGCCGGCATATTCCTCCACGGTTTTCGGGGTGTGACACCGGCAATCTCAAATATTTCTCGTTCTGCGCGGCTATCAAAAATTTGTGCGCATCGCGGAAATTAAAATGAGATTTAATCGAACTGGTTTGAATTAGTTTAAACAGGTTTGAGGAAGTTTTGAGCAGTTTGAGATAGGTTCAAGAAGTTTGAAAAGCCTCGAGATTAAGGATTCGTTTaatttacaatgatttttagGATTCGATTTATATATGCAACGAAGACATTTATAATACGATTTAGAATTCGAATAGATATCATTGTAGATTCTTTGTGAAGTTGTTTGATCTGATTTACGTTtaagaaatgttttataaatgcaaattctacttgtaataattttaattaatttaaactgcCTTAACTTCAAGAAACGTTGCACAGAAATTCTGTCGAAGACTTGGGACTTAATTTCGACttatgaacaaattatttacgataaaatttatatattaaagcaAATACTGTTTGAACGGGTTTGAGTTTAAAGAATGGTCCATGTTGAATAAGACGAAAGGTCGTTCCAAAGATGGAAGAGCCAATCGtacgtagaataaaataatttttggcaGGTTacgatattgaaataaatattatcgcaaacatttctgttgttttatttcgtcAATAAATACACCAACTTCTGAATGGCGTTCAGTAGCCGTAGACTATATTGACCAGAATCGAGGAAGTCGTGACACCGACCTTGCGGTATAATAACGCTGGAATAGTCTCGATCGATCAAGCGATAAATCGGCGTTCTACTACCGTAAGGAAACAGGTGATGCAAGTCAATTCGTGTGAAATACCTCATGGTAATTTACGCTGGCATATCTGGCAgcgcaatattaattaatcaagcGACGACAATCATTCCACGTCCCATTCAAAATCGATATCTGCCTTCCATTATCGAGAACAGAAATTACCCTGACTATcccataaaaaaatatattattgccttcgattaataacaaatcccagatacatttatttattttaaatttttatacaatggTCTTGAGTCTAAATCTGGAGGAATGTTACTCAAATGAATGTGAATATAAAtaccaatttaatattaaatatcagtaTTGATTGAACATAGTTTAGACTGAGATTAAACTAAGATTAAACATAGCTAAAAGTGATGTAAATCAAAATATtgatttgatattaaatgtaaatattaatttaatattaacgtaaGTTCAgatgtaatataaatgtaatataaatataatattaatctaatattaatataagtacAGATTTAATgtcaaatgtaaatattaatttaatatcaatataagaacagatttaatattaaatgtaaatattaatttaatatcaataaaagtaccgatttaatataaatgtaaatatttgtttaatattagatATGGATGtctatttaatatgaatattgatTTGTTCATCGACAGGGCCAGTAGAAAGCGTCCAATCGCAATTTCCATCTTCATCTGCCCAAGAAAGAGCTCCACCATGCCCCGAGTGCGTTTCTTCGAATGCCATTCGTGCCGGTCGTTCTCCTGCGCGTGTTGCCACGCGTCGACGCAAGTGGTGCAGCCTATTGCTCGTTGCAACAAGAATCGTTGCGACAGTTATCCTGGTTCAAAGACCAGCGCCCGGCGCATTGTGCGCCTGCTGACCTGAACGGGACAGCGAGCTTGTCGCCAACGCCTCGATAACGACTCAGAAATCGGTCCGACAGTCCCCGATAGTCGTGTAACACGTGACATTTAGGAATTCATACTGGTCGGTGCCAGAGCACAATAGCGCCAGCACCGCATCGCAAAGAAATTCCAACAGGTTTCCGCTTGTCCAACCACTAGCGAACCATCGGGATAACAAGGACGAGGAGGGTTGACACAAAAAGACAGaggtttcattaaataatgcaaCCAGTTTAATATCAAACCGTAACAAACGCGTCGCCCAGTCCCAGCGCGGCCAGCACCCTCTATCTACAAACTGAACACGGCTCGCTACGTTGCATAAATACAAGCTCCAACAATCTCGACGTACGACATCGTCGCTAGACTCCTAGGCTACAATCAACCACGCGAGAACGATGCTAAAGAGAACAAAATTTCGGCGCTGTTTAATCATAGACGGCAGTTCGCAGCCATCTCCATCATGCTTGCTTTACCCGGCGATGATAAGGAGACCTCGAACAACCGACTGTTTTCACTGCACTATACACAAGACTATAATTCCAATAGAAAATTCTGCGGCTCAGATTGCGGCGCTGTCTTCAGTAGTCAGGAGTCAGCGACCGATCCTCTCCCTCACCAGAGAGGCTGGGGGTACGGCTCCGCGTACGATAGCGACGCGATCTTCGAAATCTGCTCGGCGTGGGCAGCCAGGTGAGCGGCCTTCGCGTGGGCCACTTCCGGCGTGTCGATCACTCGACCATCGTGGGCCAGAGGTGCCGGCGGTCCGTGGTACGCGGCCAGAGCCGGGCCCGCGTAGGCACCGCTGTAGTCCTCGTATCTGCCGTCGTAGTCAGAGTAGCCCAGTGTCAGCGGAGAAGACTTCGCCGCTTCCGCAGCGTGCGCCGCCAGGTGAGCTGCCTTCGCGTGAGCCACCTCCGGGGTATCCACCACCCTTCCGTCGTGGGCCAGTGGGGCTGCGGGGCCGTGATATCCTGCGGAGTACGCTTGGTAGGGGGCGTAACCTGGCAACGCTGTGGCTGACAGCACAAGGCACGAGAAGAGCAGCTGAAAATTGCAggaatttttgattaaatatttcgtggTGGAGGAACTTTTTGGGGGATTTGATAGTTTAGATTTGATTAGGACAGATTTAGTTAGGATAGATTTAGTTAGGTTAGGTTTAGTTACGGCAGATTTAGTTAAGTCAGATTTAGTTAAGTTAGGTTTAGTTAGGTTAGGTTTAGTGAGGACAGATTTAGTTAGGACAGATTTAGTTAGGCCAGATTTACTACGGTTAGATTTAGTTAGGACAGATTTAGTTAGGACAGATTTAGTTAAGACAGATTTGGTTAGATCAAACTTGGTTAGGTCAGATTTGATTACGCTATATTACATATTGTCTGACTAAGTTGGATTTTACCTGATAAAGTATATTGACGGAAGAGTGTAATTTTCTTTGGAATGTACcgttgtataaaattaaaaattgacaatcaataatattaattattatgagGAGTCAAagaattactattattgttagGAGTAAATGTTAATCTGTATAGGTTGAGccggataaattatttcagtttgtAGAACAGAAGTTAATCACCTTCTTCTCAATAAATAGATACaggtttttaaaaatctacagcttaataacgatattaataaatggaataattattagaatatgtGACTAAATAATggtcaaataaattcagtaaagTGGAAGTTATCAAGTGTAGTGTAATCGTTGTctgtgataaataataaaggtaAGATTACGTTCGACAGGGTTAGATCTAGTTAACATTTTAACCCGCAGAATgctctataaaattaaaaatgcaaagcCCAGTAACAATATTACTAAACGGAATTACTACGAAGaatagcaaattattttagactgCGGAGGAAATAATCGTCTCCTGAATAAATTGACGTAGGTAAGTCCACAGTCCAATACACTAGTAGAagtgtaacaaataaaataattttactaagttacaaaataaattctacccaatatttttcaaaaatcgaaCCGTAGTTTGTTAAGCGAATAAATGCGAGTAAACGTAATCTTGTTATCGCAGACCCTCTAAATCACCGTAAAACCAGCACCGGTGTCAGTAACCACTATGTAACCAAGATGGCGGCGAGGCGCCCGGAAGCTGTCGAAACAACGACGGTTACTCACGAGGGACCTCATGTTTGCTTATAGGATCGACGAGCTGATGGTTCTCTGCTGGCCGAATGGGCCGAGTACACCTTATATAGTCGTCGAACAATACAAGCGCCCACCGTTGCCGGTGGTAAACAACAACGACCACACCGGGAATATCTGCACGCACACGCACGCGTCCCATGCTTGATTTTCACATAATGAGCGACCGGGGTTGCCGGTCTGGTGGGGCGAGACATTTCTATTTGGCAATGTAGAAAACTCTAGTTGGGGCAGAGGGGTGGGGCCGACCTAGAAGGGTAGGGAAAATGGTAGCCAGCGGGACGGGGAGCAGCCACGGCGAAAGAAATGGGACGGCCGAGGCGAAATGGCCGCGTTCCGTTGCGTCAATGATGGAAACCCGACTGTTCCGATCATGCTATTTGCCCGGCAAAAAAGATCGTGAGATTTGGAAACGGGCTCGCGGCCGTTCGATCTGCTCTCTTGGCCAATCTGGGAATTTCTGTCGATCGCCCGAGGACACCTGCTGCGCAAGAAGATGGCTCCTccatttaatcaaataactTTAATCgctgttttatttctatcttgCACTGGAAATCGCAGGATttggttttatatatttttatttatttatatgtacttttatttatttttgtgaatttttaattatttgattgtacttttagtcatttttatttagtttgaTATACGTTTATCTACTTTGATATACTTCTGTTCAGTTTTATATacgtttacttatttttacatactaacatatatttttatatacattcttctatttttatatgttcattctattttcacatatttataaaatggtgcgataataatttatctatagTGTATTTCATTGAGACCGAAAGGACTGTGTCACATCGGCATAGTCACCCTTTGAactataattcaaaatttctatataagtATGATGAACTTTATGTGAActgaaacaagaaaatatcaacttttattaaattaataaatattataagattGATTTTACCGTGTTACTGAAGTGAAAATTGCAACAGAAGATGACACTTTGCAACATTGtgattgaaaatgaaaacggttcaaaaaatataacaatcaGATATTTGACGCCGAAGATTAACTTCGTAAAGTATCGcccggaaaagaaaaatttgagaGAATAAATACAGAAGGAATTCTGCGGAGATTcagtagaaaaaaaaatggtttctGCTGTCATTTCACACGCTTCGAATATGGCAATACTCTGAGAGATCCTCGAACGCTATCCCCGATGCAAATTCACCGAGATTCCGTC is a window encoding:
- the LOC144471971 gene encoding uncharacterized protein LOC144471971, giving the protein MRSLLLFSCLVLSATALPGYAPYQAYSAGYHGPAAPLAHDGRVVDTPEVAHAKAAHLAAHAAEAAKSSPLTLGYSDYDGRYEDYSGAYAGPALAAYHGPPAPLAHDGRVIDTPEVAHAKAAHLAAHAEQISKIASLSYAEPYPQPLCLVYSAVKTVGCSRSPYHRRSLDRRTPRFDIMLHYFVIFSITLNAVLCAPQWYGGGHPGGYGGHAAPAPLGPDGRVVDTPEVAQLKAAHLAALADANARAPKVGPGSYAGPAGPYGPSNYAHYSGPPAPLGPDGRVVDTAEVQQAKAVHFSLYNAEAQRGPGPAGPPAPAAPSWNPSGAYNPPNQWGQPNSWNHY